One region of Lampris incognitus isolate fLamInc1 chromosome 4, fLamInc1.hap2, whole genome shotgun sequence genomic DNA includes:
- the gas6 gene encoding growth arrest-specific protein 6, which produces MRLTLTKSFPSGAFLILLFACWSGSISLSPEEANQFLSRHRRAYQIFEETKQGHLERECVEERCTKEEAREVFENDPETDYFYPKYLACVDKFGDSEKKRQDLVTCVHNIPNQCSPSPCNARGTVRCEDKSGDFLCHCFTGWTGARCEKDVNECTESNGGCDHECNNTMGSYRCFCHQGYKLVARHVCEDVDECEDPAVCGTAHCVNKEGSYDCFCDTGYVYDNETKSCQDVDECEKGVCAEECMNTLGSFRCFCDGRQGTKLGQDLRSCKPITPCMSVSLKRNPHSLYLGRMFSGVPVVRLRFRRRVQTGFSAEFDLRTYDPEGVIFFAGGHLNSSWIVLAMHNGKLELQLKYGAVSRVTSSGPMVNDGQWRKISVEEQGRSLVIKIDREAVMKIAVNGDLFTLKKGVHELNLTVGGVPFKEDGLVNPVNPRLDGCMKDWRWLTGEDTSIQETIRSNENMQCFSTENPGAYYPGAGFALFNISYESQNLSVRLTLRPTSAVGVLFALVHQDSVPLAIALADYHPGGDEWQDLVLVSMGDVVVASAPAPLCDDESHVIQVSVSGNQTLLLVDGKPGRSLDTQDPIDLHLPSSTFIGGLPDVPLVSTPVSAFYSGCMEVNVNGQLLDLDHAVHKHNDIRSHSCPLLDSRQ; this is translated from the exons ATGCGGCTGACCCTGACGAAATCCTTTCCCTCGGGAGCCTTTCTAATCCTGCTGTTCGCCTGCTGGTCCGGCAGCA ttTCGTTGTCTCCGGAAGAGGCGAACCAGTTCCTGAGCAGACACCGGAGAGCCTATCAGATTTTCGAGGAGACCAAGCAGGGGCACCTGGAGCGGGAGTGCGTGGAGGAGAGGTGCACCAAAGAGGAGGCGAGGGAGGTTTTCGAGAACGACCCCGAGACG GACTACTTTTATCCCAAGTATCTGG CTTGTGTGGATAAATTTGGGGATTCTGAGAAAAAGAGACAGGACCTGGTCACGTGTGTCCATA aCATTCCAAACCAGTGCTCTCCCTCCCCCTGTAATGCCAGAGGTACGGTGCGCTGCGAGGACAAATCGGGCGACTTCCTCTGCCACTGTTTCACCGGCTGGACAGGAGCCAGGTGTGAGAAAG ATGTCAACGAGTGCACTGAGAGTAATGGAGGGTGTGACCACGAGTGCAACAACACCATGGGCAGCTACCGCTGCTTCTGTCACCAAGGCTACAAGCTGGTAGCACGCCACGTGTGTGAAG ATGTGGATGAGTGTGAAGACCCTGCTGTGTGTGGAACTGCACACTGTGTCAACAAAGAGGGCAGCTACGACTGCTTTTGTGACACCGGTTATGTCTATGACAACGAAACCAAGAGCTGCCAag ATGTGGACGAGTGCGAGAAGGGCGTGTGCGCAGAGGAGTGTATGAACACGCTCGGTAGCTTCCGCTGCTTCTGCGATGGCCGTCAAGGCACGAAGCTGGGCCAGGATCTCAGGAGCTGTAAG CCCATCactccctgtatgtctgtgtctttgaAGAGGAACCCTCATTCCCTCTACCTGGGCCGTATGTTCAGCGGCGTGCCTGTGGTGAGGCTGCGTTTTCGCAGGAGGGTTCAAACTGG GTTTTCAGCAGAGTTTGACCTCCGCACTTACGACCCCGAGGGGGTGATCTTCTTCGCCGGAGGTCACCTAAACAGCTCCTGGATTGTGCTGGCAATGCATAACGGGAAGCTTGAGCTGCAGCTGAAGTACGGCGCCGTCAGCAGGGTCACCAGCAGTGGACCCATGGTCAATGATGGCCAGTGGAGAAAG ATCTCGGTGGAGGAACAGGGGCGGAGCCTGGTAATTAAGATCGACAGGGAGGCGGTGATGAAGATTGCCGTAAACGGAGACTTGTTCACACTAAAGAAGGGCGTGCATGAGCTGAATCTGACTGTAGGAGGAGTGCCTTTCAAAGAGGATGGCCTCGTCaatccg GTGAACCCACGTCTTGATGGCTGCATGAAGGACTGGCGCTGGTTGACAGGGGAAGACACTTCCATACAGGAGACAATCCGCTCCAATGAAAATATGCAGTGTTTCAGCACCGAGAACCCTGGAGCTTACTACCCGGGCGCAGGATTTGCTCTCTTCAACATCAGCtatg AGTCCCAGAACCTGAGTGTCCGCTTGACTCTGCGTCCAACCTCCGCTGTAGGTGTGCTGTTTGCCCTCGTTCACCAGGACAGTGTCCCTCTCGCCATTGCTCTGGCTGACTATCACCCGGGAGGTGACGAGTGGCAAGAT CTTGTTCTGGTATCGATGGGTGACGTTGTTGTAGCAAGCGCCCCAGCCCCCCTGTGTGACGATGAGAGTCATGTGATCCAGGTGTCAGTCTCAGGCAACCAGACTCTGCTGCTCGTGGACGGTAAACCTGGTCGTAGTTTGGACACCCAGGATCCTATTGACCTCCATTTGCCATCCAGCACCTTCATAGGAGGCCTCCCTG ATGTTCCACTGGTGTCTACTCCGGTGTCTGCGTTCTACAGTGGCTGTATGGAGGTTAATGTTAACGGACAGCTTCTGGACCTAGACCACGCCGTCCATAAGCACAACGATATCCGCTCGCACTCCTGCCCCCTGCTGGACTCTCGCCAGTGA